AATCCACAAAATACTGATGCAAACGATAATCCTCGGTCAGCTCGGGATGGAAAGCCGCCGCCAGCGCCTTGCCCTGTCGGGCCAGGACGATCTTGTCCTGGAAGGTAGCCATTACCTCAACCCCGGAACCAACTCGTTCAATGTAGGGGGCCCGGATGAAAACCGCCCGCAGGGGCTGTGCTCCGATAGCGGGAACCGGCAAATCCACTTCAAAGCTGTCCACCTGTCGACCATAGGCATTGCGCTTGACAGTCATCTCCATCAAGCCCAGCCGCGGCTGTTCACTGCCCATAATCTCGGTTGCCAGCAGAATCAAGCCGGCACAGGTTCCAAAAACCGCCATCCCCTGCTGAAAACGCTCCTTGATTTCGGAGAGCAGGCCAAAATCCACCATCAATTTGCCGATGGTAGTTGATTCACCTCCGGGGATTACCAGCCCCGCCAGCTCTGCCAATTGCTCCTTTTTACGTACTTCAACAACTTCCACACCCAGTTTTTCCAGCACCAGCCGGTGCTCCCGAAAAGCACCCTGCAGAGCCAATACCCCGATTTTCATTTTACCAGCCCCGATCCTGCATTCTCATTTCTGGAGTAATAGTGGAAATATCGATCCCGACCATGGGCTCACCCAGGTCTTTAGAAACTTCCGCCAGCACCTGCGGATCATTGTAGTGGGTTGTGGCAGCTACAATGGCCCGGGCCCGTTTGACCGGATCCCCGGATTTGAAGATACCGGAGCCGACGAAAACACCATCACAGCCCAGCTGCATCATCAAAGCTGCATCAGCAGGAGTAGCGATACCGCCAGCAGCAAAGTTCACCACCGGCAACTTCCCGGTTTTGGCCACTTCCACCACCAGTTCATAGGGAGCGCCCATCTCCTTGGCTGCAGTCATCAGCTCTTCCTGGGGCAGCATCTGCAGACGGCGAATTTCTCCCATCACCGTGCGGAAGTGTTTGACTGCTTCCACCACATTACCGGTACCCGGCTCGCCTTTGGTCCGGATCATAGCAGCCCCTTCCCCAATCCGGCGCAGGGCTTCCCCCAGGTTTTTAGCCCCGCAGACGAAGGGTACCTTGAACTCCCATTTATTGATGTGGAATTTATCATCCGCAGGAGTGAGGACCTCACTTTCGTCAATATAGTCCACGCCCAGAGATTCCAGGATCTGGGCCTCCACAAAATGCCCGATCCGGCACTTGGCCATTACCGGGATGGTGACCGCATCTTGAATGCGCTTGATTACCGTGGGATCGGCCATGCGAGCAATTCCGCCCGCAGCCCGGATATCGGCCGGTACTTTTTCCAAAGCCATAACGGCACAGGCGCCCGCTTCCTCAGCGATTTTAGCCTGTTCCGGTGTAGTTACATCCATAATGACGCCGCCTTTCAGCATTTCTGCCAGGCCAGCTTTAACGCGAAAAGTTCCCCTTTCCATGATGTTCTTCCCTCCTACACTTTGTTCCTGAATATTTTACTACACTTTTCCTGCGCTGACAAGCTATCTGTACTATTCCGATAGAGAAAGTATAAAAAGTAAATGCCCGGCTCTCAATTCTGCCGGGCATGGCAAGATAAAATATTTCCTATTGTTTGGGTACATTCTCTCCGTGACAATCCTTACATTGATTGGTAGCTTTGCTGCCATTATGACATTTCAGGCAGACCGGCATTTTGATCCTGGGACTTCCTGGCTGCCGGGTGGAATGCACCAGACCAGCATGACAATCCACACAGTCTACTCCCTTCTGAGTATGATATTCATGGGGAACCACCAGCCCCCCCGGAGGAGAAATATCCCGCTGCCGGCTATGGCAATCCAGGCAGACTGCATTGGGCACTATGGTTTTCTTCTTGATGGGTTGATTGTAAAAACCGCGCCAGTGTTTATAAGCCAGCTCGGTCATGGGTACATTGGGATGGCATTTGAGACAGCCAATGCGGCCATGGGTAGATAAGCGCCAGGAATTGATCTGTGGTTGCATTTCATGGCAACTTCCGCAAAGGCTGTTTTCTTCTTTATTTTGGGTATAACCGATACTGCCTACGCTAAAAAAAGTAGCAATCAATAAACTCACTACCAGCATGGCCATCGTCAATGTACCCCAGACCCGAAATGTTTTGACCATTTTCCTGTCCCTCCTTTAGCTTAACCCCAGAGGCAAATATTCAGCCAGAAACCAGCCCAGGATGAGAAAGTAAATGATCATTTCAACAATAATCAAACCTTTGTTGCGACTGTGTTTGAAGACGGCCATGCCTCTCCCTCCTGTCCTTCCTCCGGTATCAGGATGATTTTTTCCTGCTCCTTTTTAATTCGCTCCAGTTCCAGGGGATGTTCGTGTTCCATTACCCTAATATCCATCAACCCATTAAACCAGGTTGTGCTGCCCGGGAAAAAATCGGGATTGAAGTGAACATTATAAAAATGCCAGACAAAGATAGCCAGAATGGCCAGTACCGCCTCATCACTATGACCAATCCGCCAGCAATCAATGAGCCAGCGGGGCATCAGGGCCGCTCCCCATTCCGGCATCATCATGAAAATACCGGAACCACCAATGATGAACATCCCCCAGAATACCGCCCAGTAGTCAAACTTCTCCTTGTAGGAATAGCGATCAAACCGGGCTGGTTGGTCAGTAAAACCCAGCTGGTATTTCAGGTGTTGCACCAGGTCAGTTACATCCTTTAAAGCTGGCATAATGGCCCAGCCCAGATCTTTTTTAACCAGCATTTTGTAAAACATCCAGACCAAATGATAAATACTAACTGCAATCATGGTTAATCCGCTGCCGATATGAATATTGAGCATGGTATCCGGCCCGCCAAACCAGCGGGCAAGGGCCAGGGATAAACTGTTATCATGCCATTTAATGGGCAAGCCGGTAATAGTACAGAGAATAAAGGTAGAAAACATACCAATATGGTGAATACGTTGATGAAGATTCCAGCGTCTAACTGCAGCCCGGTAGTGCCTTTTTTCCATTCCAACCCCTCCTAGTGTTGCTGTTCCCCGCTGGCCAGCGCATTTCTAAGCTTGCGATACAGTTCCAGCTGCATATGAATGATTAACAAAGTAACAACAATTATAGTTAACCAGACAAAAAACTTCAGGGTATAGTACATGGGAGCTCCTTCACCCTCTTTTTCCAGAAGAAAATGCTCTTTCCCCGCAGCAAAATTGACTTCAGGCTTAAAATGACATTTAGCACAGGTTTTTGGGGTATTGGTTTTGCTCACCGGCGAAGCCGCCATACCGGGCCCCTTAATTTCATGGGAACCATGACAATCCACACAGCTGGCCGCTTTCTGACTGCCCAGCAGAACCGCT
The nucleotide sequence above comes from Carboxydocella sporoproducens DSM 16521. Encoded proteins:
- the pdxT gene encoding pyridoxal 5'-phosphate synthase glutaminase subunit PdxT, whose amino-acid sequence is MKIGVLALQGAFREHRLVLEKLGVEVVEVRKKEQLAELAGLVIPGGESTTIGKLMVDFGLLSEIKERFQQGMAVFGTCAGLILLATEIMGSEQPRLGLMEMTVKRNAYGRQVDSFEVDLPVPAIGAQPLRAVFIRAPYIERVGSGVEVMATFQDKIVLARQGKALAAAFHPELTEDYRLHQYFVDLCKK
- the pdxS gene encoding pyridoxal 5'-phosphate synthase lyase subunit PdxS, whose product is MMERGTFRVKAGLAEMLKGGVIMDVTTPEQAKIAEEAGACAVMALEKVPADIRAAGGIARMADPTVIKRIQDAVTIPVMAKCRIGHFVEAQILESLGVDYIDESEVLTPADDKFHINKWEFKVPFVCGAKNLGEALRRIGEGAAMIRTKGEPGTGNVVEAVKHFRTVMGEIRRLQMLPQEELMTAAKEMGAPYELVVEVAKTGKLPVVNFAAGGIATPADAALMMQLGCDGVFVGSGIFKSGDPVKRARAIVAATTHYNDPQVLAEVSKDLGEPMVGIDISTITPEMRMQDRGW
- a CDS encoding cytochrome c3 family protein, whose protein sequence is MVKTFRVWGTLTMAMLVVSLLIATFFSVGSIGYTQNKEENSLCGSCHEMQPQINSWRLSTHGRIGCLKCHPNVPMTELAYKHWRGFYNQPIKKKTIVPNAVCLDCHSRQRDISPPGGLVVPHEYHTQKGVDCVDCHAGLVHSTRQPGSPRIKMPVCLKCHNGSKATNQCKDCHGENVPKQ
- a CDS encoding formate dehydrogenase subunit gamma, which translates into the protein MEKRHYRAAVRRWNLHQRIHHIGMFSTFILCTITGLPIKWHDNSLSLALARWFGGPDTMLNIHIGSGLTMIAVSIYHLVWMFYKMLVKKDLGWAIMPALKDVTDLVQHLKYQLGFTDQPARFDRYSYKEKFDYWAVFWGMFIIGGSGIFMMMPEWGAALMPRWLIDCWRIGHSDEAVLAILAIFVWHFYNVHFNPDFFPGSTTWFNGLMDIRVMEHEHPLELERIKKEQEKIILIPEEGQEGEAWPSSNTVATKV